CACGGTGTCGCCTTCTGGCATTCCGAGCAGTTTTTTTACCTCCGCGTCGTCGAAGGTGCCGATGACGCAGGTGCCGAGGCCCTGTTCCTCCGCCTCAAGCAGCAGGTAGGCGGTGGCTATGCCCACGTCGCCCGCCGCGAAGTGTTTGCTGCCGTAGGTCTCCGTCACTTTCGGCATGAGGATGACCTCCGCGTCTTCCGCGACGACGATGAAGGCTGGGACGTATTCGGTCCATCTGTTGAGCCCTATCTGCTGGCAGAGCTTAGAGAGCGCCTCTTTTGTCTCTTTTTCCGTCACT
This window of the Cloacibacillus sp. genome carries:
- a CDS encoding nitroreductase family protein, producing the protein MKDFYELATKRQSCRSFRETGVDDELLVRCVNAASLAPSACNSQPWNFVIVTEKETKEALSKLCQQIGLNRWTEYVPAFIVVAEDAEVILMPKVTETYGSKHFAAGDVGIATAYLLLEAEEQGLGTCVIGTFDDAEVKKLLGMPEGDTVRAIVAIGYPGDDTRRQKNRKDVSEITKMII